One part of the Vicia villosa cultivar HV-30 ecotype Madison, WI linkage group LG6, Vvil1.0, whole genome shotgun sequence genome encodes these proteins:
- the LOC131614068 gene encoding uncharacterized protein LOC131614068, whose translation MPNSKHVTSFGLLQNCEIKTTSSLKEMTFEFTQEKVLDILKCALISKTPLTDTFLRNEPSIEESSRILNCDVEDNANIQISVKLVIRKSDGKVLYAQGEEDFVDLLLTFLTFPLGGIVSKLRENCSLGSIEKLYKSIVDLEENKYFKSTKAKERLVDPQVASQFKLSNKILPLQQHMEYYCYYQGNGFKESIINNQFFISDEKRKDEKNCKNMFLLDNFKAWRGSREGYVKELKMYVVTDDFIVTQSSPISSLNLIDSSETSFDDLKEEVVTIGLKECLSILMAALTSTSALTNGLAHLLTNEEK comes from the exons ATGCCAAACTCCAAGCATGTTACTAGCTTTGGTTTGCTTCAAAACTGTGAAATAAAAACCACTAGTTCTTTAAAGGAAATGACTTTTGAATTCACCCAGGAAAag GTGCTGGATATTTTGAAGTGCGCTTTAATTTCCAAGACTCCTTTGACAGATACGTTTTTGCGAAACGAACCCTCCATTGAAGAATCGTCAAGGATTTTGAACTGTGATGTTGAAGATAATGCTAATATCCAAATTAGTGTAAAGCTCGTTATAAGAAAATCGGATGGCAAGGTATTGTATGCTCAAGGGGAGGAAGATTTTGTTGATTTGCTATTAACTTTTCTCACATTTCCCTTGGGAGGAATTGTAAGTAAGCTAAGAGAAAATTGTTCTTTGGGAAGTATTGAAAAATTGTACAAGAGTATAGTTGATTTGGAAGAAAACAAGTATTTTAAGTCAACAAAAGCCAAGGAAAGGCTTGTTGATCCTCAAGTTGCATCGCAGTTCAAACTAAGCAATAAGATATTACCTCTTCAGCAACATATGGAGTATTATTGTTATTATCAAGGCAATGGTTTTAAAGAAAGTATTATTAATAATCAATTTTTCATAAGTGATGAAAAGAGGAAAGATgagaaaaactgtaaaaatatGTTTCTACTCGATAATTTCAAAGCATGGAGAGGAAGTCGAGAAGGTTATGTGAAGGAGTTGAAAATGTATGTGGTTACTGATGACTTTATTGTTACACAATCGTCTCCAATTTCATCTTTAAATTTAATTGACAGTTCAGAAACTTCTTTTGATGACTTGAAGGAAGAGGTTGTCACCATCGGCCTTAAGGAG TGTCTTAGCATATTGATGGCTGCATTGACTTCAACATCTGCTCTAACAAATGGTTTAGCTCACTTGTTAACTAACGAGGAGAAATAA
- the LOC131614069 gene encoding uncharacterized protein LOC131614069 yields MEGLTALVKKSAATGDFHPFIFGEEENMDILQFADDTIIIGEPSSDNLWSLKVVLRGFELVSMLKINFSKSNVYGVNVGDWFLNSVTHFLGCKRGAVPFSFLGISVGENHSRRRVWSRVINKIKIRLSSWKGKFISIGGRVTLINAVLNAIPTFLLSFYKAPDKGGLGIRYVGEINKALLLKWKWRILTEDNTIWSRFLEVRYVEPKLKVQGYIEEGNKSKDSKWWRDVLANDIKTEFGDDGFTSNIRCTVGKGKKILFWSSLWWGDQTFQALFLDLFNASNNIFATVFDAVSRSAGGAVWSPKVILGLEETVICRLQCSAQNSVAAASYAAGCGSNQQLRGG; encoded by the exons ATGGAAGGTTTAACGGCGCTTGTGAAGAAATCGGCGGCTACGGGGGATTTTCATCCATTTATATTTGGGGAAGAGGAGAATATGGATATCTtacaattcgcggatgacaccaTTATTATTGGAGAGCCGTCTAGTGACAACCTTTGGAGTTTGAAAGTAGTGCTAAGAGGTTTCGAGTTGGTTTCGATGTTGaaaatcaatttctcaaaaagCAATGTTTATGGGGTGAATGTTGGTGATTGGTTCTTGAACTCGGTTACTCACTTTCTTGGTTGCAAAAGGGGTGCGGTTCCTTTTTCTTTCCTTGGTATAAGTGTGGGTGAGAATCATAGTAGAAGGAGAGTTTGGTCGAgagttataaataaaatcaagattaGACTTTCGTCTTGGAAAGGGAAATTCATCTCCATTGGTGGTAGAGTGACGCTCATTAATGCGGTCCTCAACGCAATTCCCACTTTCTTACTATCCTTCTACAAAGCTCCGG ATAAAGGTGGTTTGGGAATTAGATATGTTGGTGAAATTAACAAGGCACTTCTACTtaaatggaaatggagaattCTAACGGAAGATAATACCATATGGAGTAGATTTTTGGAGGTGAGATATGTTGAGCCGAAGTTGAAGGTGCAAGGTTATATTGAAGAAGGAAATAAATCCAAAGATTCAAAGTGGTGGAGGGATGTTTTAGCTAATGATATCAAGACGGAGTTTGGCGATGACGGTTTCACGAGTAACATTCGATGTACTGTGGGAAAAGGAAAGAAGATTCTGTTTTGGTCTAGCTTGTGGTGGGGGGACCAAACATTTCAAGCCTTATTTCTGGATCTGTTCAATGCTTCAAACAATATATTTGCCACTGTTTTTGATGCTGTTAGCAGGTCTGCGGGAGGTGCTGTTTGGAGTCCGAAAGTGATCTTGGGCTTGGAGGAAACAGTTATTTGTCGCCTCCAGTGTTCCGCTCAGAACTCAGTGGCAGCGGCTAGTTATGCTGCTGGCTGCGGTTCGAATCAGCAGCTGCGAGGAGGATAG